The genomic window CTACGGTTACAATTGCATTTCCGACTAGCGAAATAAAACGAATTCCAAAGTTATTCGGTATTATTTTTAAAGAGAAAAAACAAATGAATCCAGTTGATTTAATAAAAATGATTTCTGAATGGGCACAGCTTGCCAGAAAAGAAGGACTGCTTGCCCTTGAAGCAAAGACAAGTGAAATCGATGATCCATTCCTGAAAAATGGGCTTTCGCTAGCTGTAGATGGTCAAAGTGCAGATTACATACGGGACGTTTTGAATGAGGAAATTGAAGCTATGGAAGAGAGACATGCAGCGGGAGCGCAAATTTTCTCTCAGGCTGGAACCTATGCCCCGACACTTGGAGTATTGGGAGCTGTTGTCGGATTAATTGCAGCCCTTGGAAATATGAATGATACGGATTCATTAGGTCTTGCGATCAGTGCTGCGTTTGTAGCAACATTACTAGGAATTTTCACGGGATATGTCCTTTGGCATCCATTTGCTAACAAACTGAAAAGAAAATCCAAGCAGGAGTCAAAGCTAAAGACGATGATGATTGAAGGTGTTTTATCGGTTCTTGAAGGAGAGGCTCCGCGAGTGATTGAACAAAAATTAGCTTCTTACCTACCGGCAGGAGAAAGAAAAGTATTTCTTGAAGAAGGTGGCGTGAAGAAAGGTGAGTAGAAGGAAAAAGAAAGACCAAAAAGAGGAGCATGTTGATGAATCATGGTTGCTCCCTTATGCAGACTTATTAACCTTGCTGTTAGCCTTATTTATCGTTCTGTTCGCTTCAAGCTCAGTTGATGCTCAAAAGTTTCAGGCCATATCAAGGGCTTTTAATAGTGCATTTTCGGGAGGAACAGGGGTTTTTGATTTCCCAAGTCCAATACCTGAAGGGCAGATGCAGTCAACAGATGTTAAAGGTGATGATACGAAAAGTAAAGATGATCAGAAATACGAAGCGGAGTTACTTCAGCAAGCAGATCAACAGGAACTTACTAACATCCAAAATAAAGTAAATTCGTATATTGATCAGAATAACTTGACTGAAAAGCTTGAAACTTCCCTTACAGACGAAGGATTGCTCGTTTCTATTCGCGACAATGTATTATTTTCACCTGGAAGTGCTGACGTTAGGACGAATGATTTAAAGGTAGCAGGTGAAATTGCCGAGCTCCTTGTTATGGATCCCCCGCGGAATATTATCATTAGCGGGCATACAGACAATGTTCCAATCGGAAATGCACCGTTTGAATCAAACTGGGAATTAAGTGTGATGAGAGCGATAAACTTTATGAAAATCGTCCTGCAGAATGAAAAATTAGATCCAAGCTGGTTCAGTGCGAAGGGCTTTGGAGAATTTCAGCCCGTTGCATCTAATGATATGAGCGAGGGAAGAGCGAAAAATAGAAGAGTCGAAATATTAATATTGCCTAGAACCGGAAACTAAACCTTAATTGGTTTAGTTTTTTTTATGCCTTTGTTAAACAGAATTGTTGATAGACCGCGGGTTCGATTTACCTTCCGAAAAGCGGTTTTTGCTACGCAAAAAAGGTTTTCTCCAGGCAAAATCGCCCCGCTCTTTATCAATTACAACATCCTATTTTAACAGAACTAAAAAGGAAATCAGCCAACAAGCTGATTTCCTCCAATTAAACTTCTGATGTCTTTCTGGATTGTGGCAATAATGCATTCTTTCCGTGTAACAAAAAGTAAGCAAACAGAGCAAGAAAAATGACTCCGACTAAAATGAAATAGACAGTTGAAAAGCTTGTATAAGCGGCGATTATTCCGAGAACGTAAGAACCAAGTCCAATGCCAGTATCGAAAAATGTAAAGAATGTCGAAGTGGCTAGCCCTCTTCTTGAAGGATCAGAATTTTTAATGGCTATCGTTTGTAAGCAAGGAGTAAGGCTTCCATATCCTAAGCCGATTATGACCCCGGCAAGTAAAAATCCAAAGGTGGTAGTAGCCTGGCTAAGCAAAAACATCCCAATGGCAAATAAAATGATTGCCGGATAGACAATCTTATTTTCCCCATAAAGATCAAACCATCTTCCGGTAAAAGGCCGGGAAATAAGCATAGCAGCAGCATAAACAACAAAGAAGAAGCTAGCAGCTTCGATTAAACCAAGCTCTTTTGCATAAACAGATATAAACGCAAGAATTCCAGAATAACTAATAGCAAGAATTCCAGCCACGATTGAAACAGGAATTGCTTTCTTCTCAAATAAGCTGGCAAACGATAACTTTGGCTGCTGAGCTGTTTTTGACACGATCGTATTCCCTTTAGGCAATTGTACAGCGAATGAAAGAAGTATGGCTAGGAATGATAAAATGGAACATAAAATAAACAGCGAGTTAAAGCTCGCGTACTGAATAATAGTTAAACCAGCAAAAGGCCCCATTACCATGGCTAGGTTCATAAACATCGAATAATAGCCAAGTCCTTCCCCTTTTCTTTCATTTGGTACAATATCAGCTGCAATCGCACCAGCTGCTGTAGTCACCATCCCAAACCCGATGCCGTGAACGAATCGTAAAATAAGCAAAGCCGGCATTGTATTCGCCCAAAAATAAAAAATACTGGAAACGAAAAACAAGATCAGTGCAATTAGAAGAATCTTTTTCCGACCAATTTCATCAAGCCATTTTCCTGAAAATGGTCTGATCAACACCGCTGCTATGAGGAAAACGGAAGTAATCAATCCTACTTGGGTTCCGTTCCCATTTAAATCGTCCAATACATAAATCGGCAGTGTTGTCAGCAAAATATAAAAGCCGATAAACATAAAAAAGCTTGTAATTGAAATACTTAAAAAGTCCTTTGTCCATAATGGTTGCTTTTTCATAGATGTCCTCCTAAAAATTTCCATCAGATATAACTTAAAGATTGACTGACATCTTTTTCAAAATTGACAGCATTTCTGTGGTCTCTTGATCAGAAATATTTTTTAAAACTTGTTCCTCACATGACCGTACAGTTTGAAGCCAAGTATCATACATATCGTTAGCTGCCTCAGTAAGTATTATTTGTTTTTCTCGTTTGTCGATGCCGGTCTTTTTTGTTATCCAGCCTGATTTTTCCATTCTTGCTAGCGACCGCGTCATTGTCGGCGCCTCAACTCCTAGATAATGGGACAATTCCTTTTGAGTGGCTGGCCCATTCGTCTTAAGTAAATATATAATTGTCCATTGAGCTGTGTATAATCCAAGAGGAGTTAATGCTTCATTTAGGACTTTTGAAAAGTGCCGGCTAAACTGGTTAATCGAATGAAAAAGATTATTTTGTATTTGATGCAAAAAAATCACCCTTCAAAATTAGTTACCTAGCTAATTATATTCCTGATTCCTTTTTCTGTCTAGTTAATAACAATAATTGAATAATTAAAAGTGGGGAAAGGTAGAAGGGAATAATCAGTAATCCCTATTTAAAAAAGGGCTATAAAAAAGATATTGCATAAATTAAAACAAATGTTTATAATTAAAACAAAAGTTTATTAAATAATAAGGGCTGAATCATTATGAACCAAAAAGAGTCGTTAATATTACAGCTTATTGAGGAAAATCCTTTTATCTCACAAAATGAGATTTCTGAAAAGACGGGGTTGTCCCGATCAGCGGTTGCCGGCTATATTTCATCTTTAACAAAAGAGGGAAAGCTTCTCGGCAGAGCCTATGTGCTTCCAAAACGGAAGCATATCGTCTGTATTGGGGGATCCAATGTGGATAGAAAAATACAGACACTTCAAACGCTCCAGCTTGGCACATCCAATCCTGCTGAAAGTTCGCAATCATTTGGCGGGGTGGCTAGAAATATTGCAGAGAACCTAGGAAGATTAGGATGCGATGTCGCTCTTATGACTGCAGTCGGTGAGGACGGAGAAGGCGATTGGCTGCTGGAGCATACAAAATCGTATGCAGACATTAGTCCATCCCAAGCTTTCTCGAATGCTGCTACAGGAACATATACCGCCGTGTTAGATCATGAGGGTGAAATGGCGATTGCTCTAGCAGACATGTCAATCTATGATTTGGTTGACATTGATTTTGTAGAGAGAAAATGGGGACATATTGCTTCATCAGATTTAGTTGTTATTGATACGAACTTTCCAGCAGAAGTCATTAAGCAGCTAATCGTTCGTTGTCATGAAGCAAAAATTCCAGTTTGTATTACACCTGTCTCTGCGCCAAAAGTAAAGAAGCTTCCAAAAAGCCTGGCTGGAGTCACGTGGTTAATTGCCAATAAGGACGAGGCAGAAGCCTTATCTGAAATGGAAATTAAGAATGATAGCGATTTTTTCAAGGCAGCAGAAAAAATGCTGGAAAAGGGTGTAGAAAAGGTCGTTATCACTAGAGGAGATAAAGGTCTCATTTACTCTACACAAAATGGTGAGTCTGGAACAGTCCTTCCGCCAAAAATTCAAGTGGAAGATGTAACAGGTGCTGGTGATTCTCTAGTCTCGGGAATCATGTATGCACATTTACAAGGATTAGGTATCGAAAATGCTTGTAAAATAGGGATATCCTGTTCTGTTATTACACTGCAATCTCACGAAACTGTGAATCCGAATTTAAATCAAGTTCACTTGCAAGAAACTTATAACCAATACTTTAAATAAGGGAGTTTTGCCATTATGTTAGAAAACTGGATCGAATACTCAGAAGAAGTACAAGAAGCAAAGAAAGCAAACAAACCAATTGTTGCATTAGAATCTACAATCATTTCACACGGAATGCCTTACCCGCAAAACGTACAAACGGCTAGAGAAGTGGAAGAGATTGTCCGCAAAAACGGTGCGGTTCCAGCAACAATTGCGATTTTAGGTGGAAAAATTAAAATCGGTCTTTCTGATGAAGAGTTAGAATACTTAGGACAAGCCAAAGATGTCGCGAAAGCTAGCCGCCGTGACCTGGCATACCTAGTAGCGCAAAAGAAA from Bacillus sp. DTU_2020_1000418_1_SI_GHA_SEK_038 includes these protein-coding regions:
- the motA gene encoding flagellar motor stator protein MotA is translated as MDKTTLIGLILGIIAVGVGMVLKGISPAVLFNPAALLIIILGTVATVTIAFPTSEIKRIPKLFGIIFKEKKQMNPVDLIKMISEWAQLARKEGLLALEAKTSEIDDPFLKNGLSLAVDGQSADYIRDVLNEEIEAMEERHAAGAQIFSQAGTYAPTLGVLGAVVGLIAALGNMNDTDSLGLAISAAFVATLLGIFTGYVLWHPFANKLKRKSKQESKLKTMMIEGVLSVLEGEAPRVIEQKLASYLPAGERKVFLEEGGVKKGE
- the motB gene encoding flagellar motor protein MotB, yielding MSRRKKKDQKEEHVDESWLLPYADLLTLLLALFIVLFASSSVDAQKFQAISRAFNSAFSGGTGVFDFPSPIPEGQMQSTDVKGDDTKSKDDQKYEAELLQQADQQELTNIQNKVNSYIDQNNLTEKLETSLTDEGLLVSIRDNVLFSPGSADVRTNDLKVAGEIAELLVMDPPRNIIISGHTDNVPIGNAPFESNWELSVMRAINFMKIVLQNEKLDPSWFSAKGFGEFQPVASNDMSEGRAKNRRVEILILPRTGN
- a CDS encoding MFS transporter yields the protein MKKQPLWTKDFLSISITSFFMFIGFYILLTTLPIYVLDDLNGNGTQVGLITSVFLIAAVLIRPFSGKWLDEIGRKKILLIALILFFVSSIFYFWANTMPALLILRFVHGIGFGMVTTAAGAIAADIVPNERKGEGLGYYSMFMNLAMVMGPFAGLTIIQYASFNSLFILCSILSFLAILLSFAVQLPKGNTIVSKTAQQPKLSFASLFEKKAIPVSIVAGILAISYSGILAFISVYAKELGLIEAASFFFVVYAAAMLISRPFTGRWFDLYGENKIVYPAIILFAIGMFLLSQATTTFGFLLAGVIIGLGYGSLTPCLQTIAIKNSDPSRRGLATSTFFTFFDTGIGLGSYVLGIIAAYTSFSTVYFILVGVIFLALFAYFLLHGKNALLPQSRKTSEV
- a CDS encoding MarR family winged helix-turn-helix transcriptional regulator produces the protein MHQIQNNLFHSINQFSRHFSKVLNEALTPLGLYTAQWTIIYLLKTNGPATQKELSHYLGVEAPTMTRSLARMEKSGWITKKTGIDKREKQIILTEAANDMYDTWLQTVRSCEEQVLKNISDQETTEMLSILKKMSVNL
- a CDS encoding carbohydrate kinase — protein: MNQKESLILQLIEENPFISQNEISEKTGLSRSAVAGYISSLTKEGKLLGRAYVLPKRKHIVCIGGSNVDRKIQTLQTLQLGTSNPAESSQSFGGVARNIAENLGRLGCDVALMTAVGEDGEGDWLLEHTKSYADISPSQAFSNAATGTYTAVLDHEGEMAIALADMSIYDLVDIDFVERKWGHIASSDLVVIDTNFPAEVIKQLIVRCHEAKIPVCITPVSAPKVKKLPKSLAGVTWLIANKDEAEALSEMEIKNDSDFFKAAEKMLEKGVEKVVITRGDKGLIYSTQNGESGTVLPPKIQVEDVTGAGDSLVSGIMYAHLQGLGIENACKIGISCSVITLQSHETVNPNLNQVHLQETYNQYFK